The nucleotide window AAGAGCGTAAAACAGCCATGGGTTTGCGGATTCCGGAACAGCCAGGGATCCAGACGGTGAATGACCGGATTCGGTTTGAGGCCGGGTTTACTTTCGATATATTTGGCGCCGCCTTCGACCCCACCGATCTGATCCTGCCATCCTCCACCGGTAGTCAACATCTGTTCCATTTGCAGCACCTGCAAAAAGAGGTCTTCATGGGAATAATTCAGGCCGAAGAAACGATGGAGTGCGGCAAGGATCGTTGCGCCCAGTACCGACGATGTCCCCAGTCCCGAGCCTTTGGGCACCGCGCAAAGCAGCGTTATCTCGATTCCACATCCCATTTTTTTCAAACATGCCTGTAATGTTTTTTCGCTACATCCTTTCGCGGTCAGCCCCAGAAGAACCAGCGCGGCCCGGGGCAGGCCAAAGGGTGACGAAGGATCGCAATAATCATTCAACTTGCCGAAACTCGTAATTGTTTCGGTAACTCCCAAATCTATGGAATGGATTCGAATAGCCGGAGAATCCAGCCTTCGACAAAACACCTGAATCGGCGGCTGACCGTTGAGATTAACAGCCAGGTTGGTCACCTGTCCTCCGAATCGAAGCGTATAGGGTGGAGTATCCGACCATCCGCCGGCAAGGTCGAGACGTACCGGACACCGGGCCCAGACAATCTGGTCATGCTTTACCGAAGGTTTAAGCCTTTTGGGCCCCTTTTCAGAAATACCGGTGCCGAACGTAATCATATTTGCCGGGTGGGAGGGTGTGCCGGGCAAAGAGGCAAGCAGTGTTGCCCGATAAGGTTTTAAAAGAACATCATCGGTTTTTTTTGCTACCCCGGCAAGTTTCCCGGCCAACGGACTGTTCTTTACCACTGCACCAAAATCGGTGGATGAAAGGTTTCTCCAGCCCTTTCCCTGCCTGAGTTGTCGACGAAGTATTTCTTTTCGGAGAGCAATGCGGCCCTCTTCTCTTTGGTTAACATCACTCCCCTCATTGACTTCCCTGATCGAAAAACGTCTCCGCTCCCGGAACTCTTCCGCCCATTCTTCATTAAAGGGACGCTGCCAATACCCGGCGATAAACTTCACCGGCCCCTCGGCGCAGAAAAGACGGGCCCGGTGGAGATCGTACCTGTCTTCCTTTTCCCACAGATCTTCTTCGGTCAAACCATGCTGCTTCAACCATTGGTCCATGTGTATGCCGCAAAAAATCACATCTCTCAGTGAATCCTGCGGCTTGAAGGTATCTTTTGTGGAATAGACAAGTGTGATCTTGCCGCCTTTGCCGCGGCGCTGGTCGATACATATCCCTTCAGGAATAATTATATCGGTATTCCATGATTCAACTCCGGTAATTACATTCCCACCTTCAATATTCGAAAACGTACACCCCTGTACCGATTCCGCATAGAGCGTTTTATGACGGCCTACGGGCACATTGAAATCGAGGTCATTGAATAAAACCTGTTCAGGCGTACAGAGCGGTTGCACTTCTTCATTTTCGTGGGCGTAAAAAGGACGGAGATCTTTGCTGTGAAGGTCCAGACATGATTGCGGATACTCGGCAAGGGTCCCGAAATGTAAAAAGGTCGTGTTCCGGGTTAATGTGCCGCGCAAAATAAAAGTGTGGAATATGGTATATAGTCTTTGAAGTTCTTTTTTTGTAAGAGAGGTCTGGCTTGAAATTTTCTTAACGAAATCATCAAAGGAAACGTTCTGGATACAGGCACTCATGATTTCCACATAGAGATCGAATTTCAAAGCTCCTTCCTGCACGCCTTCTAAAACAGTCTTTTTCTTTCCGGTCCTGCTGTTTCCAAATTCCAGAAACCCCTTACTCGCCTTTGGCCCAAGGGCAACGATACCGATGTCAAGCGCACATTGATCGGCGCCTTCCAGAACAGCCTTTCCGGCAAGAATATCGACCGGCGCCTTTTGATAAAAGTCGAGGACCTTTTCTTTGGCCGGATCAAATCCGAATACCCCGTGGTGTGAACCTTGCTCGAGCGATGAGGGCTTTGCGAAGCCACAGATTTCTCCGCGGTTGTCGGGAACAAAGGCGGTATCAAAATCGATAATTGCATCACCGGAAATAACGACAACTTCTCCTTCCCTCCAGGGATAACGAAGAAACAGGGTAAGCTGCATATCAAGAACCACAGGGGGAACGACGCTGCTTGACGCGATCGGAATGGGCGCAAATATTTTCCCTTCGGGAATATAACAGGGAAGCCGCCTGCTTTCGCCTCCTGCATGAACGATTAAAATCCGCTTGCCAGCAAAAAAATCAGACGAATCGACTACTGCATAATCTTTCAGAAGATTATGCAGCGCCAGGAGCGTACCGCCACCGCTGCCGACCCGCCCCCGGTCCGGATCATGATACACCCTGAAATCGATCTCCCGCGGATAGAGGCCGTAATCGATCCGGCGCTTGATCAGCTTTCTGAACACATCGGCCTGCCCCGAGTTCGACGCCGTAATAATGCAAATATCAAACAGATTCATATATACTGTCCCGCAAATGAAAGTAAATAATTATCGAAAACAGATCTATTTCCCGAACACCTCTTTTAAGTCGTAAAAATTACCCGATTTTTTCAAAAAGCCTTTGAGGTTTTTCTTTTTCAAATCGACAAAATGCTGATGTTTTACGGCAAAAACAAGACCATCGTAAGTATTCTTTTTCGGCTGCTTGATCAGTCGGATACCGTATTCTTCGTATACTTCATCAGGGGCGGCAACCGGATCCCAAACGTCAACCTTAATGCCGAAAAACTTCAGTTCATTAATTATATCGATAACCCTTGAATTCCGTATGTCGGGCACATTTTCTTTGAAGGTAATACCACACATCAGCACCCTGCACCCTTTGACAACATTTTTTTTGTCGATAAGTTTTTTCACCAGCTCCCTGGCAAAATACCGTCCCATGGCATCGTTGATCCGCCGCCCGGCCATGATAATCTGTGGATGGTGCCCTGCTTCTTCCGCTTTATAGGCAAGATAATAGGGATCGACCCCGATACAGTGTCCTCCTACCAGCCCCGGCTCGAAGGGAAGAAAATTCCACTTTGTTCTCGCTGCTTCGAGAACCGCCTTCGTCGAAATGTTCATCTTGTCAAAAAGTATGCGTAGCTCGTTCATTAATGCGATATTGATATCCCTTTGCGTATTCTCGATAACCTTGGCGGCTTCAGCTACTTTTATCGATGATGCTTTGTGGATGCCCGCCTTAACCGCCGTGCCATACATGTTCGCAAGCGTTGTAAGCGTTTGCGGTGTATCACCGGCAACTACTTTTGTTATCGTAGAAAAGGTATGAACCTTATCTCCGGGGTTGATCCGCTCCGGCGAATAGC belongs to Chitinivibrionales bacterium and includes:
- a CDS encoding nucleotide sugar dehydrogenase, whose protein sequence is MKSLQITVVGLGYVGLPLAVELAKYFPVSGFDINKRRTKVLKSGKDPNGEVDDIDLKKSSLQVSSDPRVIKKADVVIVAVPTPIDDHKTPDLTPVIKASETVGQNLKKGAIVAYESTVYPGVTEDICVPALETNSGMKWKKDFFVGYSPERINPGDKVHTFSTITKVVAGDTPQTLTTLANMYGTAVKAGIHKASSIKVAEAAKVIENTQRDINIALMNELRILFDKMNISTKAVLEAARTKWNFLPFEPGLVGGHCIGVDPYYLAYKAEEAGHHPQIIMAGRRINDAMGRYFARELVKKLIDKKNVVKGCRVLMCGITFKENVPDIRNSRVIDIINELKFFGIKVDVWDPVAAPDEVYEEYGIRLIKQPKKNTYDGLVFAVKHQHFVDLKKKNLKGFLKKSGNFYDLKEVFGK